Within Candidatus Zixiibacteriota bacterium, the genomic segment TCCATGTGGAAATCTGCTCACATTGCCATCCCTTTTTTACCGGAAAGCAGAAGTTAGTGGATACTGCCGGAAGAGTGGAGCGTTTCAGGAAGAGATACCAGAAAGAAGAAAAGAAGCAAGAGAAAACTGAGGGTAAGTAGCTTTTTACATGAGGATTTACTGTCTTTTTCTACTAAAGA encodes:
- the rpmE gene encoding 50S ribosomal protein L31, with amino-acid sequence MKEKIHPKYFETTITCACGNVIHTRSTAKDIHVEICSHCHPFFTGKQKLVDTAGRVERFRKRYQKEEKKQEKTEGK